In Chitinophagaceae bacterium C216, the genomic stretch TGAATGAACTGGAAGAAAACTCAGAGTTCAAAGTAACAACAGAAAGAAAAAAGCTGGTAGAACAGCATCATAACTGGAAGAAAGAAGCCTACCAAGGCATGCCCGGCCATAGAAAGACGGTTCAAATAGATGAAGATGGAGAAGAAATCCGTCCCAAGTTTTTAAGTAATCATACGCATTATTCGCCAACCGATCCTGATGCGAAAATCTCGACCAAACCAGGAAAACCACGTCAACTCAACTATGCAGGACAATTATCCGTAGATGATGCAGAGCATGTAATTACAGGTGCTTGCGCGAGTACGGCAGGAAGCAAAGACAGCGCTATTTTTAGTGAAATAATGGATCAAACAATAGCGAATTTAAAACAAAATGACATCGCAATCCAAGAAGTGATTGCCGATGCAGGTTACAGCAGCGGAGAGAGTTTACAATATTGTGAGGAGAAAGGAATCGATGCTTGGATTGCTCACTGTCTTTTTTGAAGATTTTAAAGGAGTTCGCGAATGCTTTGCATTTCCGAATTTTGGTCAATACAAACCCCATCGAGAAGGCTTTCTATACAACGCAGAGAAAGTACCAATACGAATGCATACAAGAAGGCTGCCACAAGGCTTTTTTAACGTATAAAGGCATTAAAACAGATAGCAAAGGCTATACAAAAAAGACGTTCAGAAGTAGCGAGAGAGAATGCAAAAACTGTCCACTAAGGGAACAATGCTGTGGTAAAGTGAGTAAGTTTAAAAAGATAGATGAAAGCATCCACAAGCCCTTGTACGATAAGAT encodes the following:
- a CDS encoding IS1182 family transposase ISBspe1 — protein: MFYELSLDCLVPQEDFYRKVNQHLELHFLYKATAPYYGREGQQSIDPVVFFKILLVGYLHNINSDRALLRYCADSLSIRLFLGYDLDEELPWHSTISRTRQLFGEEVFLSLFQKVLSLCVQKGMVQGKRQCVDSAYIKSNASMDSLLEKEVVEDVKAYMNELEENSEFKVTTERKKLVEQHHNWKKEAYQGMPGHRKTVQIDEDGEEIRPKFLSNHTHYSPTDPDAKISTKPGKPRQLNYAGQLSVDDAEHVITGACASTAGSKDSAIFSEIMDQTIANLKQNDIAIQEVIADAGYSSGESLQYCEEKGIDAWIAHCLF